Proteins found in one Podarcis muralis chromosome 5, rPodMur119.hap1.1, whole genome shotgun sequence genomic segment:
- the CBLN4 gene encoding cerebellin-4, translated as MGASSRALSVVPTVLLALALPTFPVWAQNDTEPIVLEGKCLVVCDSNPATDSKGSSSSPLGISVRAANSKVAFSAVRSTNHEPSEMSNKTRIIYFDQILVNVGNFFTLESVFVAPRKGIYSFNFHVIKVYQSQTIQVNLMLNGKPVISAFAGDKDVTREAATNGVLLYLDKEDKVYLKLEKGNLVGGWQYSTFSGFLVFPL; from the exons ATGGGCGCTTCAAGCAGGGCGCTGTCCGTGGTGCCTACCGTCCTCCTGGCGTTGGCGCTTCCCACTTTCCCCGTCTGGGCGCAAAACGACACGGAGCCCATCGTCCTGGAAGGGAAATGCTTGGTCGTGTGCGATTCCAACCCGGCTACCGATTCTAAGGGATCGTCTTCTTCTCCTCTGGGGATCTCCGTACGGGCTGCTAATTCCAAGGTTGCTTTCTCGGCAGTCAGGAGTACCAACCACGAACCTTCCGAGATGAGCAACAAAACCAGGATAATCTACTTCGATCAG ATCCTAGTAAATGTGGGGAATTTCTTTACGCTGGAGTCTGTCTTTGTAGCACCAAGAAAAGGAATTTACAGTTTTAATTTTCATGTAATTAAAGTCTACCAGAGCCAAACAATCCAG GTTAACTTGATGCTCAATGGAAAACCGGTCATTTCTGCTTTTGCTGGGGACAAGGATGTCACCCGTGAAGCTGCTACAAATGGAGTCCTACTTTATCTAGACAAGGAAGACAAGGTTTACCTGAAACTGGAGAAAGGTAATCTGGTTGGTGGATGGCAGTATTCTACATTTTCTGGCTTCCTGGTCTTTCCCCTGTAA